A stretch of Desulfomonilaceae bacterium DNA encodes these proteins:
- a CDS encoding MBL fold metallo-hydrolase — protein MIKVTCFGGAGSVTGSNYLLETSDGRKLIVDCGLFQGAKDMELRNWEPWGYEPKAIKNLILTHAHIDHSGRIPKFVKDGFNGRIITSPPTAELCQVMLLDSAHVQEMEAEWKTRKNSRRARTGSTPLYTTKDATESLKFFVPFELDKIFDVEPGIKARLRNAGHVLGSSIVELWVQDEGSQTKIVFSGDLGKHDQLIVKDPSEISEADDLFIESTYGDRLHRNFQDSKAEFLEAIHYALSNREKVIIPAFALERTQEVLYLLGEFLRSGQIPNIPIYLDSPLAIKATEIFRNNKQYYDQATQAIVEQGFDPFSMPNLKLTPSTQDSMKINEVKGSAIIISANGMCSAGRIKHHLKHNLWRPGASIIIAGFQAQGATGRQIVDGAKTVTIFGEKVAVKAKVFTIGGLSAHADQADLLAWVGHFAGKSKPRVFVTHGEPRSSNALAIKIREQWGLDAYVPQWREVLRLDHVEAAHEIVPGPIAKDFSREMLSVTADIEAEIAKLKERLSLYGKKISEDDLDRLKDIKEDLQTVIVG, from the coding sequence ATGATCAAGGTTACCTGCTTTGGCGGGGCAGGGTCAGTGACCGGCTCAAATTATCTCCTCGAAACATCGGATGGAAGAAAGCTCATAGTAGATTGCGGGTTGTTCCAAGGCGCCAAGGATATGGAACTTCGCAACTGGGAACCCTGGGGTTACGAACCCAAGGCTATAAAAAATTTGATCCTTACTCATGCCCACATTGATCATAGCGGGCGTATTCCCAAGTTTGTAAAAGACGGTTTCAACGGCAGGATCATAACTTCGCCACCCACAGCGGAATTATGTCAGGTCATGCTACTTGATTCCGCTCATGTTCAGGAAATGGAAGCGGAATGGAAAACCAGAAAAAACAGCAGACGCGCTAGGACAGGCTCTACTCCTCTTTACACAACCAAGGACGCAACGGAAAGCCTCAAGTTTTTTGTCCCGTTCGAACTGGATAAAATCTTTGATGTAGAACCCGGAATCAAGGCCAGACTGCGAAACGCGGGACATGTCCTCGGCTCATCGATAGTTGAGTTATGGGTTCAGGACGAAGGAAGCCAAACCAAAATAGTTTTTTCAGGGGACCTCGGGAAGCACGATCAACTAATTGTAAAGGACCCATCCGAAATCTCGGAAGCGGACGACCTCTTTATCGAATCGACCTACGGCGACCGTCTTCACAGAAATTTTCAAGACAGCAAAGCCGAATTCCTGGAAGCGATACACTACGCTCTTTCCAATCGAGAAAAGGTCATCATCCCAGCTTTTGCCCTGGAAAGGACTCAGGAGGTTCTCTATCTGCTCGGAGAATTTTTACGATCTGGACAAATCCCCAACATACCAATCTACCTTGACAGTCCTCTAGCCATAAAGGCCACCGAAATTTTCAGAAATAACAAACAGTATTATGACCAGGCCACTCAAGCAATTGTGGAACAGGGTTTCGATCCATTCAGCATGCCGAACCTTAAACTGACCCCGTCCACACAAGATTCTATGAAAATAAACGAGGTTAAAGGATCAGCTATTATTATCTCGGCCAACGGAATGTGTTCAGCGGGTAGAATTAAACATCACCTGAAACACAATTTGTGGCGACCTGGAGCAAGTATCATTATTGCGGGCTTCCAGGCCCAGGGAGCCACTGGTCGCCAAATTGTGGACGGCGCCAAGACCGTTACGATCTTCGGGGAAAAAGTGGCTGTGAAGGCCAAAGTCTTCACCATCGGGGGCTTGTCGGCTCACGCCGACCAGGCGGATCTCCTTGCATGGGTCGGCCATTTTGCCGGCAAATCAAAGCCCAGAGTTTTCGTGACACACGGAGAACCGAGATCAAGCAACGCTCTCGCAATCAAGATCAGGGAACAATGGGGATTGGATGCTTACGTTCCTCAATGGCGTGAAGTCTTAAGACTTGATCATGTTGAAGCTGCCCATGAGATAGTCCCCGGTCCCATTGCCAAGGATTTCAGCCGTGAGATGCTGTCTGTTACAGCGGATATCGAAGCTGAGATCGCAAAGTTGAAAGAGCGACTTTCCCTTTATGGCAAAAAGATTTCTGAAGATGATCTTGACAGGTTGAAGGATATTAAAGAGGATTTGCAGACCGTTATTGTAGGATAG
- a CDS encoding acyl-CoA dehydrogenase family protein: MSLPDRRNPYSFDEFLENLYSVDFYLDDPFLIKIINHYCSDLMPDLHDEVAEFSLKVSGKWRELADNIAGPELRPYIEHYDAHNHRIDRLVRPEQTRTLEKETFGEALFSFKTNQWARFIKRFLLHQIGESCVVCPIACTEGLIALIEEFPEGRQTELERILQHCKEGIDGDFGIGAQFMTEIQGGSDIPANLLEAEPHGDHYKVYGTKFFCSAAHSDYSVITAKVTGSEEVGTFIVPSWLPAEKSHENRNGHRINRLKWKMGTSELPTAEIEYDGAVAYAVGPTNRGVANAVGIVLTLSRIAVAISSASAVTRAARESILYGQFRDVFGKKICEWPLGAGQLRDLVDAAQRTTAGAFKVYDLFIRLGGKLQAGLGSKEPIETRKQRFNLRELIILQKLVSAYDAVDAIRKAMSIFGGHGVIEDFSSLPRLFRDATVNELWEGPRNVLLMQVYRDIQRVSDWYPPEEFIGSVLHGVSRKTVDDLSTRLRDFLEGPSFFDLEPGAIERAIAWEMYCDELFKLYQQQALDEVGRAPILNPQKTPVANALSSL, from the coding sequence ATGAGTCTTCCCGACAGGCGCAATCCATATTCGTTCGATGAATTCCTGGAGAATCTATACTCGGTTGATTTCTATCTCGATGATCCCTTTCTGATCAAGATCATCAATCACTATTGCTCTGATTTGATGCCTGACCTGCACGATGAGGTCGCTGAATTTTCTCTGAAGGTCTCAGGGAAATGGCGGGAATTGGCAGATAATATAGCGGGACCGGAATTGAGACCGTACATAGAGCATTATGACGCTCACAATCACCGGATAGACAGGTTAGTCCGGCCCGAGCAAACAAGGACGCTTGAAAAAGAGACTTTTGGGGAAGCTTTATTCTCGTTCAAGACTAATCAGTGGGCACGTTTTATAAAACGATTCCTCCTTCACCAGATAGGCGAATCATGTGTCGTGTGTCCGATAGCGTGCACTGAAGGACTAATAGCGCTAATCGAGGAGTTTCCTGAAGGAAGGCAGACAGAGCTGGAAAGAATCCTTCAGCATTGCAAAGAGGGAATTGACGGTGATTTTGGTATAGGCGCTCAATTCATGACTGAAATCCAGGGTGGGTCAGATATTCCGGCCAATCTACTCGAAGCCGAACCTCACGGTGACCATTATAAGGTATATGGAACCAAATTTTTCTGTTCAGCCGCACACTCGGATTATAGTGTTATTACAGCGAAAGTCACGGGTAGCGAAGAAGTGGGCACATTCATCGTGCCTTCGTGGTTACCTGCGGAAAAGTCCCATGAGAATAGAAATGGGCATCGGATCAATCGTTTGAAATGGAAGATGGGAACCTCAGAATTGCCGACCGCTGAGATAGAATATGATGGGGCTGTGGCTTACGCTGTTGGCCCTACCAACCGCGGCGTGGCCAACGCCGTTGGCATTGTACTCACATTGTCGCGAATTGCCGTGGCGATCTCAAGCGCATCGGCTGTGACGCGAGCGGCTCGAGAGTCTATCCTTTATGGTCAGTTCCGAGATGTTTTTGGCAAGAAAATCTGTGAGTGGCCACTTGGCGCCGGACAACTTCGAGATCTTGTCGACGCTGCTCAACGAACTACTGCCGGAGCCTTTAAGGTCTATGATCTTTTCATTCGTCTTGGTGGTAAGCTTCAAGCCGGTTTGGGGTCCAAAGAGCCCATAGAAACAAGAAAGCAACGATTCAATCTAAGAGAGTTGATTATATTACAGAAACTGGTGTCGGCTTACGATGCGGTGGACGCAATTCGAAAGGCCATGTCCATATTCGGCGGTCATGGTGTGATAGAAGACTTTTCATCTTTGCCACGGCTATTCCGCGACGCTACCGTTAACGAATTGTGGGAAGGGCCCCGCAATGTTCTACTGATGCAGGTTTATCGAGACATACAACGTGTTTCTGACTGGTACCCCCCTGAGGAATTCATAGGATCGGTCCTCCACGGAGTTTCCCGGAAAACCGTGGATGACCTTTCCACAAGGCTTAGAGATTTTCTCGAGGGGCCATCATTCTTCGATCTTGAACCGGGCGCAATAGAACGGGCCATTGCATGGGAAATGTACTGTGACGAACTGTTCAAACTGTATCAACAGCAGGCATTGGACGAAGTGGGTAGGGCTCCCATCCTCAACCCGCAAAAGACGCCGGTGGCCAATGCGCTGTCCAGTTTATAA
- a CDS encoding long-chain fatty acid--CoA ligase, producing the protein MDFNIGETLIHRARLTPDDEGFVGEGYRYSFCEVNSRVNRFAAYLKQKNIAPGERLAILCKNNEHLGIAIYASAKIGAIAVVLNWRLQKPELEYILNNCKASFLVYDAEFQETVDQLKTTIPARIYVRKGGEGQDVEFEAAISEQPASEPTLIGGGDDPAIIMYTSGTTGKPKGATLTHNNLLWSSLTLSHTLDWNYGDRFLLVAPLFHIGGFAPLVTNLHKGATTIFVPNFDPKSVWAAIAQEKITSMMSVPLMLQAMLMVARATKIDSSSLKWLICGASAVPESLIRAYLELGIKVQQVYGITEFSGGVTFWLHNMPLEKSHTHGKPIFYSELKIVDPQTGLEKMAGEVGEILCKGPIVFKGYWDNPTATREAFMDGWYRSGDLGVVDEDGYFSVVDRLKDMIISGGENIYPAELEAVIITHPAVAEVAVVGIPDSKWGEIPAAYVVKKTGTSVETEDIVRLCKEKLASFKCVREVRFVDGLPKNPVGKILKNVLKASK; encoded by the coding sequence ATGGACTTTAACATTGGGGAAACCCTCATTCACAGAGCGCGGCTCACGCCTGATGACGAGGGTTTTGTAGGTGAAGGTTATCGGTACTCTTTCTGTGAGGTCAATTCAAGAGTAAATCGTTTTGCAGCGTATTTGAAACAAAAGAATATAGCGCCCGGAGAGCGGCTGGCCATCCTGTGCAAGAACAATGAACATTTGGGCATAGCAATTTACGCTTCGGCCAAAATTGGGGCCATCGCTGTAGTGCTGAACTGGCGATTACAGAAACCTGAACTGGAGTACATTCTAAACAATTGTAAGGCTTCATTCCTGGTATACGATGCGGAATTTCAAGAAACGGTAGACCAGTTGAAGACGACAATTCCTGCCAGGATCTATGTGCGGAAGGGCGGAGAAGGCCAGGATGTTGAGTTTGAAGCGGCGATCTCTGAACAACCGGCTTCTGAACCCACACTAATTGGTGGCGGAGATGATCCTGCAATAATCATGTACACGTCAGGCACCACGGGTAAACCTAAAGGGGCGACTCTCACTCACAATAATCTCTTGTGGTCTTCTCTAACGCTTTCTCATACGTTGGACTGGAATTATGGCGATCGTTTTCTCCTGGTCGCGCCACTTTTTCACATCGGAGGCTTTGCTCCACTGGTAACCAATCTGCACAAAGGAGCGACGACTATATTCGTCCCGAACTTTGATCCTAAATCTGTATGGGCCGCAATAGCGCAAGAGAAAATCACCTCCATGATGTCTGTGCCTCTAATGCTTCAAGCGATGCTGATGGTTGCCCGAGCGACAAAAATAGATTCGTCCAGCCTCAAGTGGTTAATATGTGGAGCGTCGGCTGTGCCTGAATCTCTCATTCGGGCGTACCTTGAATTAGGGATCAAAGTGCAGCAGGTGTACGGCATCACCGAGTTTTCAGGTGGGGTGACTTTCTGGCTCCATAACATGCCGTTGGAGAAAAGTCACACTCATGGCAAACCCATATTCTACTCCGAGCTAAAGATCGTTGACCCTCAAACGGGACTAGAGAAAATGGCCGGCGAAGTCGGCGAAATCCTTTGTAAGGGGCCAATCGTTTTCAAGGGATACTGGGACAACCCAACAGCCACCCGTGAAGCCTTCATGGATGGATGGTATCGTTCAGGAGATCTTGGCGTGGTCGATGAAGACGGATATTTTTCCGTTGTAGATCGGTTGAAAGACATGATCATCAGCGGCGGAGAGAATATCTATCCCGCAGAGTTGGAGGCTGTGATAATTACGCACCCTGCAGTCGCGGAAGTGGCGGTCGTCGGAATTCCGGATAGCAAGTGGGGAGAGATTCCTGCCGCTTATGTTGTCAAGAAGACCGGAACGTCGGTTGAAACCGAGGACATTGTACGTTTGTGCAAGGAAAAACTTGCCTCGTTCAAGTGTGTAAGAGAAGTCCGTTTCGTGGATGGATTGCCCAAGAACCCGGTAGGCAAAATCCTCAAGAACGTCCTGAAAGCGTCAAAATAG
- a CDS encoding TetR/AcrR family transcriptional regulator → MPQKKTILSEMRKKEREVRRNLIIDASIRLFAKQTFNKVGIRDIAAEAGLSPTSIYRYFSNRDDLFVEALWREAKNIEQEIRRLKDSETGVSIEQIASAFVDYLLEHATFFEMMTHFMITGKIGEKALEKFNEAEKKLLDVFDEIFLSVGAKGDIRLFSHAFFASLNGILITFQNYPGRTAEDTRKHALRLASIISMIFRKGVT, encoded by the coding sequence ATGCCCCAGAAGAAAACAATATTAAGTGAAATGAGGAAAAAAGAGCGTGAAGTTCGCAGGAACCTTATAATAGACGCCTCAATTCGACTGTTTGCAAAGCAAACTTTCAATAAGGTGGGAATACGCGATATAGCCGCTGAGGCCGGACTTTCACCGACTTCAATCTACAGATACTTTTCGAACCGCGATGATCTTTTCGTGGAGGCGCTGTGGAGAGAAGCTAAAAACATAGAACAGGAAATTCGACGTTTAAAGGACTCTGAAACAGGAGTTTCAATCGAGCAAATCGCATCAGCCTTTGTGGATTATTTGCTCGAACACGCGACTTTTTTTGAAATGATGACTCATTTCATGATTACTGGAAAAATAGGCGAGAAAGCTTTGGAAAAGTTTAACGAGGCCGAGAAGAAACTCCTGGATGTTTTCGACGAGATTTTCCTAAGTGTTGGCGCAAAAGGGGATATTCGGTTATTTTCCCACGCCTTTTTCGCCTCGCTTAACGGAATTTTGATTACGTTTCAGAATTATCCTGGTCGGACTGCGGAAGATACTCGGAAACACGCTTTAAGATTAGCTTCGATCATTTCAATGATTTTCAGGAAAGGGGTTACTTGA
- a CDS encoding tellurite resistance/C4-dicarboxylate transporter family protein, whose amino-acid sequence MTKLHRLSSIVQELPPSYFSMVMATGIISIAADLVGFSVIPQALLWLNVAFYVLLWLFTITRIVFYSGRFLEDLSDFNRGVGYLTTVAATCILGSQFVILDKAYQLGFVFLCAACFLWGFLIYWLFTALMVRSDKPAIEAGINGAWLLATVSAQSLSVLAGRLANQFLSYRESILFFSLGMFLVGCALYLILITLIFYRLMFKELLPERFSPTYWINMGALAISALAGTILAQNVHGQSILSPFAPFVNGLTIMCWSMATWWIPILLVLTLWRHIHGRVRLSYSPEYWSLVFPLGMYTACTGTFSETFQLYFLLVIPHCFMYLAFAAWLMTFFGLIKFISNFLFNDGVVNAPEENNIK is encoded by the coding sequence TTGACTAAACTGCACAGATTATCTTCAATTGTACAAGAGCTTCCTCCTTCTTATTTCTCCATGGTCATGGCGACCGGGATAATTTCGATAGCCGCCGACCTGGTCGGATTCAGTGTCATTCCACAGGCTTTATTATGGCTTAACGTAGCGTTTTACGTTCTTCTGTGGCTATTCACAATTACCCGTATCGTGTTCTACTCCGGTCGATTCCTTGAAGACCTGAGTGATTTTAATCGAGGGGTCGGCTATTTGACCACAGTAGCAGCTACGTGCATTCTTGGGAGTCAGTTTGTCATCCTGGATAAAGCATATCAACTCGGGTTTGTGTTCCTTTGCGCTGCATGCTTCCTTTGGGGCTTTCTGATTTATTGGTTATTTACCGCTCTTATGGTCCGGAGCGACAAACCAGCGATTGAAGCGGGAATCAACGGGGCGTGGCTTCTCGCTACGGTCAGCGCACAGTCTTTATCTGTTCTTGCCGGGAGATTAGCTAATCAATTCCTGTCATATCGGGAATCTATTCTATTCTTTTCTCTTGGTATGTTCCTTGTAGGATGCGCATTGTATCTCATATTGATTACGTTAATCTTCTATCGGCTAATGTTTAAGGAATTGCTGCCGGAGAGATTCAGCCCGACTTACTGGATAAATATGGGCGCTCTCGCAATAAGCGCGCTTGCAGGCACGATCCTCGCCCAGAACGTTCATGGCCAAAGTATCCTGAGCCCATTTGCCCCGTTTGTGAACGGGCTCACTATAATGTGCTGGTCTATGGCCACCTGGTGGATTCCGATACTCTTGGTTCTCACATTATGGAGACACATCCATGGACGCGTCAGGCTTTCATACTCACCAGAATATTGGAGTCTAGTCTTCCCTCTAGGTATGTACACGGCCTGCACGGGCACGTTTTCTGAAACGTTTCAACTATATTTTCTATTGGTAATTCCACATTGTTTCATGTACCTCGCTTTTGCAGCGTGGCTAATGACGTTTTTTGGCCTAATCAAATTTATTAGTAATTTTTTGTTCAATGACGGAGTGGTTAATGCCCCAGAAGAAAACAATATTAAGTGA
- the narI gene encoding respiratory nitrate reductase subunit gamma, producing MENLFYTLAFLVFPYIALTVFALGHSYRYRSDIYHWNSKSSELVDRDNLKVGISIFHWGIIFTFLGHFFGLLTPQLALDRLGITAEIHDFMAIYTGMVFGAMALLGLLILLRRRLIRPRVRSTSSINDVILLTLLVFVVFMGTYNTYFKRFDVLSTIAPWIRSIVTFHPDPRLMIEVPWSYKIHILAALTLLGFSPFTRLVHIWSIPLTYFLRPYLSFRRRFADTI from the coding sequence ATGGAAAATTTATTCTATACACTGGCGTTCCTGGTTTTCCCTTATATTGCCTTGACCGTTTTTGCTCTCGGGCATTCCTATCGCTATCGTTCAGATATTTACCATTGGAATTCAAAATCAAGTGAATTGGTTGACCGTGACAATCTAAAGGTTGGGATCTCAATATTCCATTGGGGTATAATCTTCACCTTCTTAGGACATTTCTTTGGTTTGCTGACCCCTCAATTGGCCCTCGACAGGTTGGGTATTACTGCAGAGATTCATGATTTCATGGCCATTTACACAGGGATGGTGTTTGGCGCTATGGCGCTGTTAGGACTGTTGATTCTCCTTAGGAGAAGATTAATTAGACCTAGAGTTCGATCAACATCATCCATCAATGATGTAATTCTCCTAACGCTGTTGGTGTTCGTAGTGTTCATGGGCACATACAACACCTATTTTAAACGTTTTGACGTTTTGTCCACTATTGCGCCGTGGATACGGAGCATTGTGACTTTCCATCCAGATCCTCGTCTGATGATCGAGGTCCCGTGGTCTTACAAGATCCACATCCTGGCGGCGCTCACGTTGTTGGGATTTTCTCCATTCACACGGTTGGTTCATATATGGAGCATTCCCCTGACCTATTTTCTACGGCCATATCTTTCGTTTCGTAGAAGATTTGCGGACACCATTTAA
- the narJ gene encoding nitrate reductase molybdenum cofactor assembly chaperone has product MPIQQDKRAMFRLFSALLSYPDATLIDSLEDFRRECASFSECNSTSKLNHFFETLETVPLMAIQESYTSAFDFSADTCLYLTYHEHGETCERGAALSKLRQLYKTEGYEQLNSELPDYLPIVLEFLSVCSDETASIVLRNHISHISILTERLKHIRHPYDCVMESLLLSCGELISEGE; this is encoded by the coding sequence ATGCCAATTCAGCAAGACAAAAGAGCAATGTTCAGATTATTCTCGGCGCTTCTGAGTTATCCCGATGCGACGCTCATAGACTCATTAGAGGACTTTAGACGGGAGTGCGCAAGCTTTTCGGAATGCAACTCCACCTCAAAATTGAATCATTTCTTTGAAACCTTAGAAACGGTTCCCCTGATGGCGATTCAGGAATCATATACATCAGCCTTTGATTTCAGCGCTGACACTTGTCTTTACCTGACTTATCATGAACATGGAGAAACCTGCGAAAGGGGAGCTGCGCTGTCGAAGCTTCGACAACTATACAAGACCGAAGGTTATGAGCAGTTGAATTCCGAATTGCCGGATTACCTGCCCATAGTCCTCGAATTTCTATCCGTATGTTCGGATGAAACCGCCTCCATTGTATTGCGTAATCACATCTCTCATATCAGCATTCTGACTGAACGATTAAAACATATTAGGCATCCCTACGACTGCGTCATGGAAAGCCTTTTATTGTCATGCGGGGAATTGATTTCTGAAGGAGAGTAA
- the narH gene encoding nitrate reductase subunit beta, producing the protein MKIKAQMAMVMNLDKCLGCHTCSIPCKHVWTDRKGAEYMWFNNVETKPGIGYPKKWENQEIRKGGWHLQDGELQLRAGGRLKKFVGIFHNPDLPDLDDYYEPWTYDYEKLTSCPPSQHQPTARPRSLITGQNTEINWGPNWEDDLAGVHETGLDDVNFAGMEKEIYLKFKKVFMFYLPRICEHCLNPACVASCPSGALYKREEDGIVLVDQERCRGWRYCVSGCPYKKVYFNWSEGRAEKCILCYPRIESGQPTLCAQSCVGRIRYLGILLYDADRIKQAASVLDDQGIYKAHIETLLNPNDPEIICEALDQGVPKNFVVAAQRSPVYKLAVEWKLAFPPHPEFRTLPMVWYVPPLSPLIQGVENQDTDVEKNDFMRIPFRYLANLLTAGDESPIRFALKKLIKLRKFMRSTRVSDKPDYKSLEEVEMTEVVAKEMYRLLAIAKYEDRFVIPTTARQETEDMYQGRGRLGFPAKSLRPAE; encoded by the coding sequence ATGAAGATTAAAGCACAGATGGCCATGGTCATGAACCTCGACAAATGTCTAGGTTGCCACACTTGCAGCATCCCATGCAAACACGTGTGGACAGATCGAAAAGGCGCTGAGTATATGTGGTTCAACAACGTGGAAACAAAACCGGGAATTGGGTACCCGAAGAAATGGGAAAACCAGGAAATCCGAAAAGGAGGTTGGCATCTTCAGGACGGCGAGCTTCAGCTTAGGGCCGGCGGACGGCTGAAAAAGTTTGTAGGCATATTCCACAATCCTGATCTGCCAGACCTTGACGATTATTATGAACCGTGGACGTACGACTATGAAAAACTCACATCATGTCCTCCGAGTCAACACCAACCAACGGCAAGGCCAAGATCTCTGATAACTGGCCAAAATACCGAAATCAATTGGGGACCGAATTGGGAGGATGATCTTGCGGGTGTCCATGAAACCGGATTAGACGATGTTAACTTTGCTGGTATGGAAAAAGAGATTTATCTCAAATTTAAAAAAGTTTTCATGTTTTATTTACCCCGTATCTGCGAACACTGTCTCAATCCCGCATGTGTCGCGTCTTGCCCCTCAGGGGCTCTTTATAAGAGAGAAGAAGACGGTATCGTTCTGGTCGATCAGGAACGGTGCAGAGGTTGGCGCTATTGCGTTTCAGGTTGTCCGTATAAGAAAGTCTACTTCAACTGGTCGGAGGGTAGAGCTGAGAAATGCATTCTTTGCTATCCCAGAATCGAAAGTGGTCAACCTACACTTTGCGCTCAATCCTGCGTCGGCCGTATACGGTACCTGGGAATTTTGCTCTACGATGCCGACAGGATTAAGCAGGCCGCCTCTGTCCTTGATGATCAAGGAATTTATAAGGCTCATATTGAAACCCTTCTCAATCCCAATGACCCGGAGATCATTTGTGAAGCTCTAGATCAGGGCGTTCCAAAGAATTTTGTGGTGGCCGCTCAAAGATCGCCCGTATATAAATTGGCGGTTGAATGGAAACTGGCTTTTCCTCCTCACCCTGAATTCCGAACGCTACCAATGGTCTGGTACGTACCCCCATTGAGCCCACTGATCCAGGGGGTGGAAAATCAGGATACTGATGTAGAAAAGAACGATTTTATGCGCATTCCGTTCAGGTATTTGGCCAATTTGCTCACTGCAGGGGATGAGTCTCCTATCAGATTTGCCCTGAAGAAACTTATAAAGTTGCGCAAATTTATGAGATCAACTCGGGTCTCCGACAAGCCGGATTATAAGTCACTCGAGGAAGTGGAAATGACGGAAGTTGTAGCGAAAGAAATGTATAGACTCCTGGCTATTGCAAAATATGAAGACAGATTTGTAATACCTACTACAGCACGGCAGGAAACCGAAGACATGTATCAGGGTCGAGGTCGACTGGGCTTCCCTGCAAAATCCCTAAGGCCCGCGGAATAA